A region of the Haematobia irritans isolate KBUSLIRL chromosome 5, ASM5000362v1, whole genome shotgun sequence genome:
agggattacctctttaccttagaaaaggttcgacttgccaaagtgtcgccacctgtcgacccgtctacaggtcgactaattgggcctgactcttggtcactACCCAAATtcataacttcagtcgatacccgtccactgggccctgaagttagcaacccagtggatgcatttcgctgcatggtggcttgattttccaccacacgtgaaattcgtaataagtacttattacgatgaaataatccgctattaaaaaacacgtccgttcagttcgaccgtTGAATAAAAAAACGTACCTTAGATAAGAGGTTTAGACTTCAGCAGATCTTTTTCTGTTATCCAAAAGACAGTTCATTAACGGTTTTGGCTCGATTGAAGAACCTCGTCGCTTAGACGTCCTTCGAAGTCTAACCATTGACTTTCACTAATGTATTAGTGACCAACGTTCTCAACGATCGCGTTACGAAGcgttacttttttatttatcttaGTATTTCCCTCTATCAATTTCCCCACCGAAGTATATAATATTGATTGAATTTAACACCACCAAATTATTTAGGTCCTTTTAATTTCTCTCATTCCAGTAGACGACTCAAAATTGTACCAGAGCAAAAGTCAGGATGTTGGAATATATTCCGGGCCCGGTGGGTGCACTGCCGATATAGACGAGGATTTTGGGCATGGTTCTGATCCTAATATTTTAACCACTGACGATGTTCTGCGTGTGAAAAAGGGATTACCACTCCAAAGATATGATGCTTTTGTTCTTTATGCCGATGCCGATTTAATGTACGTTAccgaaatgttaacaaaattggaAGATACGGAATATAACTTTAAAGTAAGTTGCTTGTATTATCCTTAGCTAGCAATATACAGTACAGTTTTTTCTAGCTGTGTATAAAAGACCGTGATTTACTCGCTGGCGTAGCATTCAAACATGTTGCTTTGACAAAACTAATTGAGGAGCGCTGCAAGTACTTGATAGTGATATTAACAAATGCATTTCTAAGAAGTGCAGAGAATAAATTCTTCGTAGATTTTACCCAGGCACTGCAAATAGGTAAGTGTATATTTCATAAAGTTAATGGtactagttactacttttaGCTTTCTTTAAGAAAAGTTATTTTACACCCACAATTTTAGGGGCAACATTTTTCGAGTAAAAGTAGTAGTTGTTAGGTTGGCTTTGATACTCaccaaaataattgaaaatgtaaacaatccaACTTACTTTCATTTACCAATCATTTGCCATATAACTCGCgtaataatagttttttttttttttttttttttatttatcatttaAACATAAAACGATTGCTTATATATATGCACTACAACTAGTCTTTAATTTCAATAATagttaattataaattataaataaaatcatgCTTGCTTCGATACCACACagaaattccgtagttaaactaacgctaaatttaacttaatttattattttgctccatattttccacagcttaagaaagtcttactttttttaagaatatatcgaacattttatgaacgtggtataaagttcaataaccatacacataagttcaatattaactaaagctaaagaaaattttcgtacgattcccaaaaatagtaagaatgaactactgtttagttaaaatgatTGGGTCTCTTGTTtccagtctggaagcctcggacgtattttcAATATTGCTACAGTAATCAATCAAAGAGTTGTGCTGGGCCTTTCTCAGTTCGGGCTTATGTTCTTTCAGATTCATTTTGTAAGCGTTccgatcctccggagctctggtGAACATTGTCCTGTTAAAGAGCAGATTTTTCTCATATTACCTTACTCCGTAGGCCACCATGGCGGTCGAGTTTCCCTATTGGCTTTTCTCTAGGTCATGCAGCttccagtgagatgttgaaggcctctaTAATCCGCTCCACGGTTTGTTCGATAGCAtatacagtgctcatatttgtctctggtatttccggtatcatcaaattgaacctaTACCCTATacatattccaatcagctttccgcaCATTTAGTGGAAATAGGGTCTTAGAAGTACGCACAGCCATGCACATATATGAGAAGATATGTTCCCTTAAAACCTGTCacccagatatcttatcattcagttccggagagggcaAGGTGAAGTCCGAAATCTCTTGTGTAATGGACACTGCTGCATCCCagcaaaattttctcccaaagatgttatttattttaactgcacaggaagtttacttgagtcaattttttataactcgcagtTCTaatattttaatgggaaatttaaatgtttctgtttcaaatagggtaaaaacagattaaaaattaataaaatgatataaatcatttaaattttggcgaacaaaatgttaaatctattctagagttttggaaaataattaatgtcaaacgttccagacaagactTAGAATGCGTTGaaacttatagaaattttaaaatttggtcatttgtcgaaatatcacatattttcttaattcacatccaatacACTgaattttgctgggatattacacgattagaatatttttatacccttcaccactactgtggtacagggtataataactttgtgcatttgtatgtaacgccaagaaatagtggtcatagacccatcttttagtataccgatcggcttagaattaaattctgagtcgatttagcgatgtccgtctgtctgtctgtatgtctgtctgtctgtccgtccgtctgtctgtatatgtaaatttgtgcacaaagtacagctcgcaatttaagtccgatcgtcctcaaatttggcatagggccgtttcttgggacaaagacaatcactattggttttggaaaaaatcggtttagatttagatataggtgccatatatatttatcaaccgattttcttgaaataccgtacatccaaatattttatgaatctcgaaaatcttgcaaaatatcagccaaatcggttcagatttacatatagctcccatatatatctttcgtccgatttagactcatatgaccacagaggccaaagtttactaccgatcatcgtgaaattttgcacagagggtagaattgacactctaccaatgcttggtaaatttgattgaaatcggttcagatttagatatagctcacatatatatctttctcccgatttggacttatatggtctcaaaagccagagttttgccctgacttacttcaaattttgcacaagcggtacttttaacgatactattgtatgtgccaaatatggtcaaaatcgattcagatttagatatagctccaatacatatcttttgtccgatttgaacttatatggcctcaaaatccagggttttgccgtgatttgcttcaaatttcgcacaaggagtaagtTTAgttgtatcggtaattgtgccaaatttggttaaaatcggttcagatttagatatggctcccatatatatcttccgtccgatttgcactcatatgaccaggggggccaaagttcccacaaactcccatttacgtgaaatttcgcatagatagcagaattattattctaactatacatgtcaaatttagtcaaaatcggttcagattatgtatagctcccatatatacgtacaccagagttggagaaatatggtagactgttacacattttagacccattttcaattgaagtttcctcaaattaactggatagcgttagccgatttaaattttaattcttgagattttgtagaagtaaaaaaaatgtctcCTTTAGTTGagattgtaacaaaaattttggcctacataggggtgaaaggTATActacagtcggccccgcccgactttagactttacttacttgttttttattttgtttgttcaatatataccattgattttttttttttgatttttttatttatcccatttattttattttactagtTTTTGTTCTCTTAGCGTTTCTATATCAGTACATGATTCATTATTAGGcattaaattgaattgattaATTATGGTCCGACCTGTAGTTACATCGATTTCTGTTTGATATTTCTTCGAGCGTAATcgatttattgatatagaatacCTAATCGGAAGTAATCTGATTTTGACATCTGGTAAGaacttccttccaaattttgccGTTCACGTGTACAGATCTACATTATCTAAAGACGCAAAAGTGAAGAAATCTGTAATTTATCCGTCCATcataaacaaatttgaaaaattgcatTAGTGAATTgagtaaaaatttacttttggtAAGGAAGTTTGTCATATTATACTCCATGCCatagtaaaattgaaaaatttctcagaCGTACAAAGACTACTGGAATACAAGAATTCGTAGTCCcagaaaacataataatttttactATTGGCATATTTGGCAAGATCCAGTACCTAATTCCCTAAGGTAATAATCCATCACGGAACCATTATTCCGTTCAGgttctaaaaaatgtcttttatatttattttatatatcagGGATCAAAACGAGGGGTCTGGCTACCGAATGCGATCATGGTGACCGAAATAAGAAAGGAAACCAGGAGcgaatctaaaaattttataaattccatTCACTAATGCACTGGTCTAATACCCATTTTTGTGCTTAGCTTGACAGCAAGAAATATCCAGCCCATAGACAAAGCAAAGAGAGGATTAAATATAAGAAGCGAACGGTCAATTCAATTATGCTTCTGAACAAGGAATTCAGTCAAATTCTATTCTTGTAAAAACGACACGTGTATGAGGAGCAGTAAAGACTCCAGTTCAACAGCAATATTTACGGTTCTGGCGATTCATTGGATTTTAGTGTCCACGCAAGAAaagctgatcaaaatgaattaaaacTTTTCCTGAATAATCAAATAGTGGAATTCTGAATTTTCCAACATATCATAATCTACATTTTATTGCATAGGCACCATAAAGACTCTTTAGAAATTAAGTGAGAAAGTGAAATTGGTAGTAACCCGAGTAATtgtacaacaaaaaaaagagaaaagtaATTATTTTTTCCCAGCAATAATCTTCGACATCACCTACTTTGATCATCGAACTGGAGAGGCCTCTGCTGACTTCGAGAATcaagtggtaagttttataaaaaaatatatatatcatcTAAGTGTGTAGTGTATATGAGTggagaaaaatataataatgtttAAATCATATATATTTCCAGAAAtgtatttccaaatttaatgtaataCCATTCATTTTTATCTCTCGCCCACTCATATGCAAGAACCCACCTATTATTACTTTTCAGCTTTATTGTTGCTCGGCTAGAATAGTATTTCTcccatagtaaaaaaaaaactcattcaTAAATACTCATTGAATTTAACTAAGCAGTAGATTTAGAGAAGGTCAGTATAACACTCTGTGTATGAAAGTTTTGAGTATTTATGAATTGGGAAACATAACAAATCAATGATATTGTTGTTCTTGCTATAATCACATAGTAATGCTTCTTCTAgatgttttgattttattcttgATTCGTTTGTTTTGATCCCTATGTTTTTTcattgatagtttttttttatttcattcttcgtttaaaatatttacactATGCTACGATAAATATCAATATAGATGTTAAAATTTAAGTCCTAAATTTCTACTTTCGACCATAATTATAATTAATCTCTACTATGTGAATTTTAATAAATCCAATCGATAAATCATGAATTACTAAAATACCTAACTTTTCCTTATCAAGTATGATAATAATGTAAGTCTTAGTGCCACATTCAACTTTGGGGTCGCAGTAAAAATAAACTGCTCGTGACTGAGACATTGGTAGGGTAGGGCGAGGGCATAGGTATCCAAATAACCCCTTTGGGATATCATTGATATTACAACATATTTTTCTGACAATTTAATGGcttttaattcagttttctatattatttttttgacatATAGTGTCCTTTCTTTTCTTTGGCTTTGGTTTgttttgtttagactaatatttaGGGGTTACTTCAGGGGgtctatataattttattttaagacagAACTGAGGAATGTTAAGAGAGGGAAAGAACCCACCCGCACGGCTTATCAGCTAGCGATTGAAGGCTCCCGAATCTCCTAATCTTGCTTTTGGCGCAAAATTAAATTGATCTGATATTTTTTCACTAATATTAGAATATACAAAGTTTCCTGATTATATGTTCATTACAagaatggcgcccaacgtggggccgaaattttaaatttcggcTCAGtagaatatttcgatttgttagaaATCAGCGTTTTTGACCTTTGTTAGTGAAATCTGAGAGGTCCGAAATAATTCCTAAAATAAAGGTAATGTGTGGCAGGACATTTTTACTTACTTGAGCGTTCGAGTAGTTTACCGCTTCTAATTTGCCTTATTTTTTTGAAGGATTTTACATCGGTACTCTTTGATTTTGAAACTTTCGGTCAGTTTGATGGAAAAATTCAACTGAGGTTACTTTGAACTTAGGTACCTGCACCTAGGGTTAATTTGGAATACAATGACTTGGCAAATTGCAAATTTATTGTCCAATTAATTCTGGATGATATCCTTAGGGTCGTGAAGGATATGTAGGTGTGTTTAAGTTAcacattgttttgttttcattgaatcaacaaaccaaatgttttttcagaatttcatttgtttattgTCAGCTAAAATTGGTGGACCTTCTATGCACGATGACTACATTTTATCATCTTGTGAAGGGAAACGTATTAAGATAttgtttttgactatatttaaagcaaaacaaatttgtttagaaaGCTTAGggtgtttttttgttataatcggtttgattttgattttccttttaaattttcgaaatgtCAATACCTCGTTCACCACCGAATTTTGGGACTAATCCCACTACGGAGCCCGAAGTTACTGATTCGGTACGAGTTTGTACCATCTGTGAGGACTTCCTTTTAGATAATCAGGAttgttttattctaaagaattgTTCACACTTTTTTCATAGGATTTGTATAGAATCCACGCTGGACACATCAAGCGAATGTCCAGTGTGTTTGTTGTCGGATCTTAGATCGTATGATTGCTCGAATAAAAGTAAAGTATCTTCGGAAGTTAATGCTACTCCAGCACCAGGCACCCCGGCCAATCGTAAACAATGGAAGAATTTTCCTAAAGGTAAACCAAGGGGAGCTAAGGCTCACAAATATCAAACGCGTAGTAATACCTATATGTGGTAAGAtaataattttaagttttctctGAATAACACCACTCAGGATAATATAATTAGTTTTTGTCCACCACCGAA
Encoded here:
- the LOC142237718 gene encoding myeloid differentiation primary response protein MyD88-like; amino-acid sequence: MLWAFGTNLSQVLLISLIPVDDSKLYQSKSQDVGIYSGPGGCTADIDEDFGHGSDPNILTTDDVLRVKKGLPLQRYDAFVLYADADLMYVTEMLTKLEDTEYNFKLCIKDRDLLAGVAFKHVALTKLIEERCKYLIVILTNAFLRSAENKFFVDFTQALQIGKCIFHKVNGTSYYF